The following coding sequences lie in one Polynucleobacter sp. HIN7 genomic window:
- the moaD gene encoding molybdopterin converting factor subunit 1 codes for MKLHLRFFASIREGLGVAQEEIVIPDSVKTIADLRAFLTTRGAPWSDVLSKDRVLRCALNQQMVSADTALLEDAEVAFFPPVTGG; via the coding sequence ATGAAACTGCATCTGCGTTTTTTTGCCTCGATACGAGAAGGCCTAGGTGTGGCGCAAGAAGAGATTGTGATTCCCGACTCGGTCAAAACTATTGCAGATCTTCGCGCCTTCTTAACAACGCGAGGCGCGCCGTGGTCCGATGTGTTGTCGAAGGATCGCGTCTTGCGATGTGCTCTCAATCAGCAAATGGTCAGCGCAGACACCGCTCTATTGGAGGACGCTGAAGTTGCTTTCTTCCCTCCGGTCACTGGAGGCTGA
- the moaE gene encoding molybdopterin synthase catalytic subunit MoaE, translating into MPVRIQEQDFDLSTEIANLRAGDGAVGAVAIFVGTVRDLNDGSAVRQMTLEHYPGMTEAALQLIIDQAKGRWDLNQALIIHRVGPLQPLDQIVLVAVTSAHRGEAFAACEFMMDYLKTQAPFWKKEDTPNGARWVDARVSDDAALARWSKS; encoded by the coding sequence ATGCCGGTTCGTATTCAAGAGCAGGATTTTGACCTCAGTACAGAAATTGCAAATTTACGAGCTGGCGACGGTGCAGTTGGTGCGGTCGCTATTTTTGTTGGTACGGTTCGGGATCTGAATGACGGTTCCGCTGTGAGGCAAATGACCTTGGAGCATTACCCGGGGATGACCGAAGCAGCCTTACAGTTAATTATTGATCAGGCTAAGGGTCGCTGGGATTTGAATCAAGCCCTGATTATTCATCGCGTCGGTCCCTTGCAGCCGCTCGATCAGATTGTGCTGGTCGCCGTTACCAGCGCCCACCGTGGCGAGGCCTTTGCTGCATGCGAGTTCATGATGGATTACCTAAAGACACAAGCGCCTTTTTGGAAAAAAGAAGATACTCCAAATGGTGCTCGTTGGGTCGATGCCCGCGTTTCAGATGATGCTGCTTTGGCCCGCTGGTCTAAAAGCTAG
- a CDS encoding GIY-YIG nuclease family protein — MTWFLYLLECADGSYYTGITNQLEGRILAHNQGLGARYTRGRGPVRLLEVKTYPDRSEASKAECAVKRLPRAQKRGFFSNQPSF; from the coding sequence ATGACCTGGTTCCTTTACCTCCTCGAATGTGCTGATGGTAGTTATTACACTGGCATTACCAATCAGCTGGAGGGGCGAATACTTGCACACAATCAAGGGCTTGGTGCACGCTATACGCGTGGACGAGGGCCAGTGAGGTTACTGGAGGTAAAGACCTATCCTGACCGCTCAGAGGCCTCTAAAGCGGAATGTGCCGTGAAACGTTTACCACGAGCCCAGAAAAGAGGGTTCTTTAGCAATCAGCCTAGCTTTTAG